A stretch of Myxococcus virescens DNA encodes these proteins:
- the rsmA gene encoding 16S rRNA (adenine(1518)-N(6)/adenine(1519)-N(6))-dimethyltransferase RsmA, translating to MESPRDILKRHGLRAKYSWGQNFLGDEDALEAIADALNLRADEPVVELGPGLGHLTRFLAATGARVTAVERDRDMVMVLEKEAIPGVRVVSGNAATVDFAQVAGAPDVAVAGNLPYHLTSPILFRVLEQRAHVSRAVFTLQKEVVERLAAEPGNRDYGLLTVLLGMHYDADNVLTLEAWRFHPPPKVDSAVLRLTRRKSPRAPIIDEARFTRVVKASFAHRRKTLINSIKSDPTLGTTETLIAALEAAGVDPQRRAETLTPEEFAAIERALGPVTPASATPAE from the coding sequence GTGGAATCGCCTAGAGACATCCTCAAGCGGCATGGCCTGCGCGCCAAGTACAGCTGGGGGCAGAACTTCCTCGGAGACGAGGACGCGCTGGAGGCCATCGCCGACGCGCTGAACCTGCGCGCCGATGAGCCGGTGGTGGAGCTGGGCCCGGGCCTGGGCCACCTCACGCGCTTCCTGGCCGCCACCGGGGCTCGCGTCACCGCCGTGGAGCGGGACCGGGACATGGTGATGGTGCTGGAGAAGGAAGCCATCCCCGGCGTGCGTGTGGTGTCCGGCAACGCGGCCACGGTGGACTTCGCCCAGGTGGCTGGCGCGCCCGACGTCGCGGTGGCGGGAAACCTCCCGTACCACCTCACCAGCCCCATTCTCTTCCGAGTGTTGGAGCAGCGGGCCCATGTCTCGCGGGCGGTCTTCACGCTCCAGAAGGAAGTGGTGGAGCGGCTCGCCGCGGAGCCCGGCAACCGAGACTACGGCCTGCTGACGGTGCTGCTGGGCATGCACTACGACGCGGACAACGTCCTCACGCTGGAGGCCTGGCGCTTCCATCCGCCCCCGAAGGTGGACTCCGCGGTGCTGCGGCTCACCCGCCGCAAGTCGCCGCGCGCGCCCATCATCGACGAGGCCCGCTTCACCCGCGTGGTGAAGGCGTCCTTCGCGCACCGGCGCAAGACGCTCATCAACTCCATCAAGTCGGACCCGACGCTCGGGACGACGGAGACGCTCATCGCCGCCCTGGAGGCCGCGGGGGTGGATCCGCAGCGCCGCGCGGAGACGCTGACTCCCGAGGAGTTCGCCGCCATCGAGCGCGCGCTCGGCCCCGTGACGCCGGCTTCGGCCACGCCCGCGGAGTAG